In a single window of the Solea solea chromosome 14, fSolSol10.1, whole genome shotgun sequence genome:
- the cfap96 gene encoding UPF0602 protein C4orf47 homolog codes for MPSSEGKMDMERLGIFKEMTYISIGDKYTSLTDRPFNVSAHRGRQMQAGTTRQWCALQSGFFDKSYRRVFEREALTEPLRLARLHRVQQAKRNLGKAFVPCHGIKRPCGSGSFYGTLSGPVESLSPLTVGQKFRRSPGRNILTSPPKKGSGYSYPNVTLSDMELYASEPYDRPKDVLKREAAIHRSKFRDGPFKLNLHPRAFFQANPYHGNKPLSAPHKPRPPAQKAPPVPFKPSSPSKRPGGMKAGTFDTYPSHSAEPFIARRSKTTNQEPVFHPPPGPKSTPVKSIITVNVNRSVHSANYTSTIPAVMTL; via the exons ATGCCTTCAAGTGAAGGGAAGATGGACATGGAGCGTCTGGGCATCTTTAAAGAGATGACTTACATTTCTATAGGAGACAAGTACACGTCACTCACCGACC GTCCGTTCAATGTGTCGGCTCACCGCGGCCGGCAGATGCAGGCGGGGACAACGAGACAGTGGTGTGCTCTGCAGAGCGGTTTCTTTGACAAGTCCTACAGACGCGTGTTTGAGCGCGAGGCCCTAACTGAGCCGCTGAGACTCGCACGACTGCACCGAGTCCAGCAGGCCAAGAGGAACCTGGGCAAGGCCTTCGTCCCCTGTCACGGCATCAAGAGGCC CTGTGGTTCCGGGAGTTTCTATGGGACGTTATCCGGACCCGTTGAATCCCTGAGTCCGCTGACAGTCGGCCAGAAATTCCGTCGCTCACCTGGACGCAACATCCTCACCTCACCTCCAAAGAAAGGCAGTGGATACAG CTATCCCAATGTAACGCTGTCTGACATGGAGCTGTACGCCTCTGAGCCCTACGACCGTCCCAAAGACGTGCTGAAG agggaGGCGGCCATCCATCGCTCCAAGTTCAGAGACGGTCCCTTCAAGCTCAACCTTCACCCCAGAGCTTTTTTCCAAGCCAATCCGTACCAcggcaacaagcctctgtctgCACCACACAAGCCCCGCCCACCTGCACAGAAAGCGCCCCCTGTTCCCTTCAAGCCCTCGTCCCCCAGCAAACGG CCTGGAGGAATGAAGGCGGGGACGTTTGACACTTACCCCTCCCACTCTGCTGAGCCGTTCATCGCTCGCCGCTCCAAAAccaccaatcaggagccagTGTTTCACCCCCCGCCTGGTCCTAAGAGCACACCTGTGAAGAGCATCATCACTGTCAATGTTAACAG GAGCGTGCACTCTGCAAACTACACTTCAACCATCCCGGCTGTGATGACACTGTGA
- the hvcn1 gene encoding voltage-gated hydrogen channel 1, with amino-acid sequence MAQYLRYFTTVGDEQQSVQLEDEELHVTSEELSPATGQFPAKLTFRDSLRRLYSSERFQVLVVCLVVLDAIFVLAELLIDLSVIKLEHDHIAPEVFHYLSLALLTFFMVELAGKLFAYRLEFFYHKFEVFDGLVVVVSFVLDVVFLFHEDAFDGMGLLILLRLWRVARIINGILVSVKTRADQRLHKLKESYDHLVQRITELQERTDKLEQEKQRLQDLLKKHAIEF; translated from the exons ATGGCTCAGTACCTGAGGTATTTCACCACTGTGGGAGACGAGCAGCAGTCGGTTCAGCTCGAAGATGAAGAGCTGCATGTGACGAGCGAGGAGCTGAGCCCGGCCACGGGACAGTTCCCCGCCAAGCTCACCTTCAGGGACTCGCTCAGAAGACTCTACTCCTCAGAGCGCTTTCAG GTGTTGGTGGTGTGCTTGGTGGTCCTGGACGCCATCTTTGTTCTGGCAGAGCTGCTTATAGACCTGTCTGTGATCAAGCTGGAACATGACCACATAGCTCCTGAG GTGTTTCACTACCTGAGTCTGGCTCTTCTCACCTTCTTCATGGTGGAGCTGGCTGGGAAACTGTTTGCCTACCGCCTGGAGTTTTTCTACCACAAGTTTGAGGTGTTCGATggtttggtggtggtggtttccTTCGTGTTGGATGTCGTCTTCCTTTTCCATGAAGATGCCTTTGATGGGATGGGTCTGCTCATCCTGCTGAGACTCTGGAGGGTGGCCAGGATCATCAACG GAATCCTGGTGTCAGTGAAAACTCGTGCAGACCAGAGGCTCCACAAGCTGAAAGAGAGTTACGACCACCTCGTCCAGAGAATCACGGAGCTACAGGAGCGCACTGATAAACTG GAACAAGAGAAACAGAGGCTTCAAGACCTCCTGAAGAAACACGCCATTGAATTCTAA